The proteins below come from a single Deltaproteobacteria bacterium genomic window:
- a CDS encoding STAS domain-containing protein encodes MIGLDRKAIQDIAVIDVNGDIDLREMVRIKDMIGGLIEKERHKVVLNLKAVDHINYLSIGVLLDRLRLLREMNGDLKISGMSPHLKDIFRVVGMDGVFEYYASLDDAIESFDDDWEGAATCH; translated from the coding sequence ATGATCGGACTCGACCGAAAGGCTATCCAGGATATCGCCGTGATCGACGTCAACGGCGACATCGACCTCCGGGAGATGGTGCGGATCAAGGACATGATCGGCGGCTTGATCGAGAAGGAACGGCACAAGGTGGTGCTGAACCTCAAGGCGGTCGACCATATCAACTACCTGAGCATCGGGGTCTTGCTGGATCGCCTGAGACTGCTGCGCGAGATGAACGGAGACCTGAAGATCTCGGGCATGAGTCCGCACCTGAAGGATATCTTCCGGGTGGTGGGCATGGATGGCGTGTTCGAATACTACGCTTCTCTGGACGATGCCATCGAGAGCTTCGATGACGACTGGGAGGGCGCGGCCACCTGTCATTGA
- the mraZ gene encoding division/cell wall cluster transcriptional repressor MraZ, which translates to MFRGRYEHTVDTKGRLSIPAKYREILLGKGDPRLIITNFVVSSKRCLDVYPLDEWTALEEAVRQRPKFDPNMVRFQTYYLGGAMECEVDTHGRILIPPTLRKYADLKRDVMLVSAGDKFRIWDKDAWEEVFTEAEGQLMEDPGSFSDLGL; encoded by the coding sequence ATGTTCCGCGGACGTTACGAGCATACGGTCGATACCAAAGGGCGGCTGAGCATTCCCGCCAAGTATCGCGAAATCCTCCTGGGTAAGGGAGATCCTCGACTTATTATCACAAACTTTGTGGTCAGCTCCAAGCGCTGTCTCGATGTGTACCCGCTGGACGAATGGACGGCGCTGGAGGAGGCGGTGCGCCAGAGGCCCAAGTTCGATCCCAACATGGTGCGGTTTCAGACCTACTATCTCGGCGGAGCCATGGAGTGCGAGGTGGACACGCACGGACGCATTCTCATCCCGCCCACGTTGCGCAAGTACGCCGACCTCAAGCGCGACGTGATGCTGGTGTCGGCGGGGGACAAGTTTCGCATCTGGGACAAGGACGCCTGGGAAGAGGTGTTCACGGAGGCTGAGGGGCAACTCATGGAGGATCCCGGTTCTTTCTCGGACTTGGGCCTGTGA